The Streptomyces sp. NBC_01197 genome window below encodes:
- a CDS encoding Fur family transcriptional regulator yields MSDLVERLRGRGWRMTAQRRVVAEVLDGDHVHLTADEVQDRAVRLLPEISRATVYNTLGEMVSLGEVMEVSTGGRAKRYDPNARHPHQHLVCSGCGTIRDVHPAHSPLGDLPDTERFGFTVTAADITYRGLCPACAGTA; encoded by the coding sequence ATGAGCGACCTGGTGGAACGACTGCGCGGGCGGGGCTGGCGGATGACCGCGCAGCGGCGGGTCGTCGCGGAGGTTCTCGACGGCGACCACGTGCACCTCACCGCCGACGAGGTGCAGGACCGGGCCGTTCGCCTGCTGCCTGAGATATCCCGCGCGACGGTCTACAACACCTTGGGCGAGATGGTCTCCCTCGGCGAGGTCATGGAAGTCTCCACCGGCGGGCGCGCCAAGCGGTACGACCCCAACGCCCGTCATCCGCACCAGCATCTGGTCTGCTCCGGCTGCGGCACCATCCGCGACGTCCATCCGGCCCATTCCCCGCTCGGCGACCTGCCCGACACGGAGCGGTTCGGCTTCACCGTGACGGCAGCCGACATCACGTACCGCGGGCTGTGCCCGGCCTGCGCGGGCACAGCCTGA